In Candidatus Kerfeldbacteria bacterium, a single genomic region encodes these proteins:
- a CDS encoding polymer-forming cytoskeletal protein, translating to MKLRHAAILFGFLVMGIALLPQTSQALSISTEEQITIAKDETIDDNLFAAGDQITINGTVNGDVYAFGSTITINGTVNGDVISGAGTLEINGPVAGNVRAGGQRISINAPVGKNVTVAGETITLDDEATIGWSIIAGGRTLQLNGPIGGNVSLAGEAVSISNTIGSNVDVTLGEKGRITLGDSAVINGDFTYRGTQAANVSTAAVITGNTVHRQFNANLEFDKDFFTRAWILSELIGLFGLLLVGTIVVSIASERIESTMKRMQVEPVIIMLWGLLLFIAVPILSVIAMMTLIGLPLGLISLGCYLLAIYLSKIFVGTLLGTWLLNRNGKTTPFIWRMMLGTLIVVALANIPTIGWTVSLVSSIWFLGTLWVILTKRTPSSKK from the coding sequence ATGAAACTACGCCACGCCGCCATTCTGTTCGGATTTTTAGTCATGGGGATCGCGCTACTCCCTCAGACTAGCCAGGCATTATCCATCAGTACCGAAGAGCAGATTACCATTGCCAAGGATGAAACCATTGACGATAACCTGTTCGCGGCAGGCGATCAAATCACCATCAATGGCACGGTCAATGGTGATGTCTATGCCTTTGGCAGCACGATCACCATCAATGGCACGGTCAATGGTGATGTCATCAGCGGCGCAGGCACGCTGGAGATCAATGGTCCCGTAGCGGGTAATGTCCGCGCCGGTGGCCAGCGCATCAGCATCAATGCTCCCGTAGGAAAAAATGTGACCGTAGCCGGTGAAACCATTACGCTTGATGATGAAGCCACGATTGGATGGAGCATTATTGCGGGCGGGCGGACGCTGCAACTGAATGGACCGATCGGTGGGAATGTCTCCTTAGCAGGCGAGGCTGTATCTATTTCCAATACTATTGGGAGTAATGTCGACGTTACGCTGGGAGAAAAGGGACGTATTACCCTGGGTGATAGCGCCGTCATCAATGGGGATTTCACCTATCGCGGTACACAGGCGGCAAACGTCTCAACGGCGGCGGTGATTACTGGCAATACGGTGCATCGCCAATTCAATGCCAACCTTGAATTCGACAAGGACTTCTTCACGCGAGCATGGATCCTCAGTGAATTAATTGGCCTCTTTGGCCTGCTCTTAGTGGGCACTATAGTGGTCAGCATTGCCAGTGAACGCATTGAGTCGACCATGAAACGGATGCAAGTCGAACCTGTCATCATTATGCTCTGGGGGCTTTTACTGTTTATCGCCGTGCCAATCCTTTCAGTGATTGCCATGATGACGCTCATTGGTTTGCCGCTCGGGCTCATCAGCCTGGGCTGCTATCTGCTGGCAATATATTTGTCAAAAATATTTGTGGGAACCCTGCTGGGCACCTGGCTCCTCAATCGGAATGGCAAAACGACTCCATTCATCTGGCGCATGATGCTGGGCACGCTGATTGTTGTAGCGCTTGCCAATATTCCGACGATTGGCTGGACCGTCTCGCTCGTTAGTTCAATCTGGTTTCTCGGTACACTCTGGGTAATCCTGACCAAACGAACGCCGTCGAGTAAAAAATAA
- a CDS encoding succinylglutamate desuccinylase/aspartoacylase family protein — protein sequence MKKMLQPIGTIGTIPVDLPILQFGSGTPRVLITAVQHGGELSPLWIIKQLIAQQEKIQGTITIIPVANPFGIIQGTRNEPIEGANLNRAFPGKPTGDFTSRLATVIMNIALKQDFVIDLHTFSRQSPFLVGFAADASGVPTPAVQKIIALLQPDLVWKVNEKKGEDRRFAGSFDGSLTAAGIPSVFIEMPNYQMISPALIDRITQSIITTGNGFLNTTVTLSTMPMLTAQYLYADTAGLFAPTINLLDTVTAGQTIATVTSVTDFTETQIKTPVAGVVMTIKGNDLVRTGSKIASIGI from the coding sequence ATGAAAAAAATGTTACAGCCCATCGGCACGATCGGAACAATTCCGGTCGACCTGCCCATTCTTCAGTTCGGCTCCGGTACTCCACGAGTACTCATCACTGCGGTACAGCACGGCGGAGAGCTCTCCCCCCTGTGGATAATTAAGCAGCTGATTGCCCAACAGGAAAAAATTCAGGGAACAATCACCATCATTCCGGTAGCCAACCCATTTGGCATTATCCAGGGTACACGAAATGAACCCATCGAAGGCGCTAATCTCAATCGAGCTTTTCCAGGAAAACCAACTGGGGATTTCACCAGCCGGCTGGCCACTGTCATCATGAACATCGCGCTCAAGCAAGATTTCGTAATAGACCTGCACACGTTCTCTCGACAGTCCCCCTTCCTCGTCGGATTTGCCGCGGATGCATCAGGCGTCCCCACTCCTGCGGTACAAAAAATAATTGCCCTGCTCCAGCCGGACCTGGTCTGGAAGGTCAATGAAAAGAAAGGCGAAGACCGACGATTCGCCGGTAGTTTCGATGGCAGCCTGACTGCCGCCGGCATCCCCTCGGTGTTCATCGAAATGCCCAATTACCAAATGATTTCTCCCGCACTAATTGATCGGATCACGCAGAGCATTATCACCACCGGCAATGGATTTCTGAATACAACCGTAACACTATCAACCATGCCGATGCTCACCGCCCAATACCTCTACGCTGATACTGCCGGGCTCTTCGCTCCCACCATCAATCTGCTGGATACCGTCACTGCGGGGCAAACCATTGCCACCGTCACCTCAGTCACTGATTTCACCGAAACACAAATCAAAACGCCAGTCGCGGGCGTGGTCATGACCATCAAAGGCAATGACCTCGTGCGCACCGGCAGCAAGATTGCCAGCATTGGCATCTGA
- a CDS encoding phosphomannomutase/phosphoglucomutase yields MQTIHQKVFKSYDVRGIYPTDLTVETAFLIGQAYAQLTSAKKVVIGRDMRIGSPELAAALIKGLTSQGVIVDDIGMVSIDMTYFTVGTYDYDGGMMVTASHNPREYNGIKMVVKHGDQLQYVRGKELYDFIQDKKFTDSDQPGTVQSRDVMNAYIQHVLSFVDQKALKPFTIVVDAGNGMAGKVIPELTKQLPGTIIPLNFTLDGTFPAHPSNPLMPESQVEITQAVIKHKADFGVIFDGDTDRLFFVTETGVFIRADATLLILAKYFLERYPGAGIAYNVICSKAVPERIAEWGGRPLRSKVGFVNVAQTMREGDGVMSGELSAHYAYKDNFYADSGFISFAILWMLISQHNKKLSTLVADLIPYAKSDEINIETDETLKVITEVKQKYADGTQDELDGLTVQYPTWWFNVRPSNTEPLLRITLEADTPELLEEKKTEVVSYIKSIIA; encoded by the coding sequence ATGCAGACAATCCATCAAAAAGTTTTCAAAAGCTACGACGTCCGCGGAATTTACCCGACCGATTTAACGGTTGAAACCGCTTTTCTCATCGGACAAGCCTATGCCCAATTAACCAGCGCGAAAAAAGTGGTGATTGGACGCGATATGCGCATCGGGTCTCCTGAGCTGGCCGCGGCACTCATCAAAGGTCTCACCAGCCAGGGCGTAATCGTAGATGATATTGGCATGGTATCCATCGACATGACATATTTTACCGTCGGCACCTATGACTATGATGGCGGTATGATGGTGACCGCATCGCATAATCCCAGGGAATACAATGGCATCAAAATGGTAGTCAAACATGGTGACCAACTGCAGTATGTCAGAGGCAAAGAATTATACGACTTCATTCAAGACAAAAAATTTACTGACAGTGACCAACCCGGCACCGTACAATCACGTGATGTCATGAATGCATATATTCAGCACGTGCTCTCGTTTGTCGATCAGAAAGCGCTGAAACCATTCACCATTGTCGTCGACGCAGGCAATGGCATGGCTGGTAAAGTTATTCCTGAATTAACGAAGCAATTACCCGGCACTATCATCCCCCTCAACTTCACTCTGGATGGTACCTTCCCCGCCCATCCCTCAAATCCGCTTATGCCGGAATCACAAGTAGAAATCACTCAGGCGGTAATCAAGCACAAGGCAGACTTCGGCGTTATCTTTGACGGTGATACCGACCGACTATTTTTTGTCACCGAGACAGGAGTGTTTATTCGAGCCGATGCTACCCTATTAATCCTGGCAAAATACTTCCTGGAGCGGTACCCCGGTGCTGGCATCGCCTACAACGTTATTTGCAGCAAGGCAGTGCCCGAGCGCATCGCCGAGTGGGGCGGGCGACCGCTGCGCAGTAAGGTCGGCTTCGTCAATGTCGCCCAAACTATGCGAGAGGGTGACGGTGTCATGAGCGGCGAATTATCTGCTCACTACGCCTATAAAGACAATTTCTATGCTGACTCCGGTTTTATTTCGTTTGCCATTTTGTGGATGCTCATTTCCCAACACAACAAAAAATTATCTACCCTAGTCGCCGATCTCATCCCCTACGCAAAAAGTGATGAAATCAACATTGAAACGGATGAAACGCTCAAAGTAATCACTGAGGTGAAGCAGAAATATGCCGACGGTACCCAAGACGAGCTGGATGGTCTCACGGTGCAATACCCCACCTGGTGGTTTAATGTCCGCCCCTCCAATACTGAGCCACTCCTCCGCATCACGCTTGAAGCTGATACGCCTGAACTGCTGGAAGAAAAAAAGACCGAAGTGGTTAGCTACATCAAATCAATTATTGCATGA
- a CDS encoding tRNA uridine(34) 5-carboxymethylaminomethyl modification radical SAM/GNAT enzyme Elp3: MSVSQSYITDLQKIRPTDEEALRQAKRDLATKHGSTIVSNAKILKEYRTHVATDDQDQTLLRVLRKRNVRTLSGIAPVTVLTKPYPCPGRCAYCPTEARMPKSYIASEPAAQRALQLHFDPYQQMKLRIEAFEANGHNADKIELIVLGGTWSYYDEQYQQEFIKGLFDGANGFIADSLAIAQKHNETAQHRIIGLTLETRPDYVTKEELWRMRQFGCTHVQIGVQTLDQQVLDLIKRDDNVQNIARATAMLRDFGFKVTYHLMPGLPGATPEGDYQVFKQVFTDPRFQPDMLKIYPCVVVKSAQIYQWYKDGKYKPYEGKQLLDLLVRIKKDLIPPYVRINRLIRDIPGDDIVAGNLVTNLRQLMHDQGVVCQCIRCREVRDAVPETEVQLMERTYRAGQGAEHFLSFENSDQSKLYAFTRLRLPDREHRITEKLEVVRFFDKKKITMTGNELAFPTDTALIRELHTYGELIPVGSARSATQHIGFGKRLMARAEEIARREGYKKLAVISGIGVRGYYEKLGFTLQDTYMVKEL, from the coding sequence ATGAGTGTATCACAATCCTACATAACTGACCTGCAGAAAATTCGTCCTACTGACGAGGAGGCTTTGCGCCAGGCAAAACGCGATTTAGCTACCAAACATGGAAGTACTATTGTTTCCAATGCAAAGATTCTAAAAGAGTATCGGACGCATGTGGCGACCGATGATCAAGATCAAACATTATTACGCGTTCTCCGCAAGCGGAATGTACGGACGCTATCGGGTATTGCGCCGGTGACCGTATTGACCAAGCCCTATCCCTGCCCGGGGCGCTGCGCTTACTGTCCGACCGAAGCGCGCATGCCGAAGAGCTACATCGCCTCGGAGCCGGCTGCCCAGCGCGCCCTGCAATTGCATTTTGATCCGTACCAGCAGATGAAGCTTCGCATCGAGGCATTTGAGGCAAACGGCCACAACGCCGATAAAATTGAATTGATCGTGCTTGGTGGCACCTGGTCATACTATGATGAGCAGTACCAGCAGGAGTTTATCAAAGGATTGTTTGATGGCGCCAATGGATTTATTGCTGACTCGTTAGCTATTGCGCAGAAGCATAATGAGACAGCTCAGCACCGTATCATTGGCTTGACCCTCGAGACCCGGCCGGACTATGTCACCAAAGAAGAGTTGTGGCGGATGCGGCAGTTTGGTTGTACCCATGTGCAGATTGGCGTGCAGACGCTTGACCAACAAGTGCTTGACCTCATCAAGCGCGACGACAATGTGCAAAATATTGCGCGGGCTACGGCTATGCTCCGGGATTTTGGTTTCAAAGTGACATATCATTTGATGCCGGGTTTGCCAGGCGCTACGCCCGAAGGCGATTATCAAGTGTTCAAACAAGTATTTACCGACCCGCGGTTCCAGCCGGATATGCTGAAGATTTATCCGTGTGTGGTGGTGAAGAGCGCACAGATTTACCAGTGGTATAAAGATGGAAAATATAAACCATACGAGGGGAAACAGCTGCTTGATTTGCTCGTCCGCATTAAGAAAGATTTAATACCACCCTACGTCCGTATCAATCGTTTGATTCGTGATATCCCCGGCGATGATATCGTGGCAGGTAATTTGGTAACCAACCTGCGTCAGTTGATGCATGATCAAGGAGTGGTCTGTCAATGCATCCGGTGTCGGGAAGTGCGCGATGCGGTGCCGGAGACAGAAGTGCAATTGATGGAGCGTACCTATCGTGCTGGCCAGGGAGCTGAGCATTTCCTTAGCTTTGAAAATAGTGATCAATCCAAACTGTACGCCTTTACCCGCCTGCGGTTGCCGGATCGTGAGCATCGAATTACCGAAAAGCTCGAAGTGGTTCGTTTCTTTGATAAGAAGAAAATCACCATGACCGGCAACGAATTAGCGTTTCCCACTGACACAGCCTTGATTCGTGAATTACATACGTATGGCGAACTGATTCCCGTCGGGTCAGCACGGTCCGCCACCCAGCATATTGGATTTGGCAAACGCTTGATGGCACGCGCCGAGGAGATAGCTCGGCGTGAGGGGTATAAAAAGCTAGCTGTCATTTCGGGCATTGGCGTGCGGGGGTATTATGAAAAATTAGGTTTCACGCTCCAGGATACATACATGGTGAAGGAGCTTTAG
- the recA gene encoding recombinase RecA yields the protein MPKSTDKKATSPRAQAALEAINQIKERFGEGSIMKLGEAQRVDVDVVPTGCVSLDLALGVGGVPRGRIIEIYGPEASGKTTLAQHIVASVQRMGGTAAFVDAEHALDPQYARKIGVNVDELFISQPDTGEQALEITETLVRSNGVDVVVVDSVAALVPKAEIEGEMGDSHMGLQARLMSQALRKLAGIVSKTKTVVIFINQTRMKIGVFFGNPETTTGGMALKFYASVRVEVRRSAQIKKGEESIGNRVKVKIVKNKVAPPFRTTEFDIMYNEGISIAGDLLDTGIKYNVLQKSGNSVSFGDVKLGVGREAARLFLRQDAKLMQAIREKIIEAAAAAEAAQALPQKAE from the coding sequence ATGCCAAAATCAACCGACAAGAAAGCGACCTCCCCCCGGGCTCAAGCCGCACTTGAGGCAATTAATCAGATTAAAGAGCGCTTTGGTGAAGGGTCAATCATGAAGCTGGGAGAAGCGCAGCGGGTGGATGTGGACGTGGTCCCCACGGGATGCGTCTCACTTGATCTCGCCTTAGGTGTCGGCGGTGTACCGCGTGGCCGCATCATCGAAATCTATGGGCCAGAAGCATCAGGTAAAACAACTCTTGCCCAGCACATCGTGGCGTCTGTCCAACGCATGGGTGGCACTGCTGCATTCGTTGATGCTGAGCACGCCCTTGATCCTCAGTATGCCCGCAAGATAGGGGTGAACGTGGATGAACTTTTTATTTCTCAGCCAGACACCGGTGAGCAAGCATTGGAAATTACCGAGACACTGGTTCGGTCAAACGGCGTGGACGTGGTGGTAGTTGATTCGGTGGCGGCACTCGTGCCCAAGGCTGAAATCGAAGGTGAAATGGGTGACTCGCACATGGGTCTCCAGGCGCGACTCATGAGTCAGGCATTGCGTAAATTAGCCGGCATTGTCAGCAAGACCAAAACTGTGGTTATTTTCATCAACCAGACTCGCATGAAGATTGGCGTTTTTTTCGGCAATCCTGAGACGACCACTGGCGGTATGGCACTGAAGTTCTACGCTTCTGTCCGCGTCGAAGTTCGCCGTTCCGCTCAGATCAAGAAAGGTGAGGAATCTATCGGCAATCGGGTGAAGGTTAAAATCGTAAAGAATAAAGTAGCCCCGCCATTCCGCACCACTGAATTTGACATCATGTACAATGAAGGCATCTCCATTGCCGGCGATTTATTGGACACTGGCATCAAATATAACGTATTACAGAAGTCGGGCAACTCAGTCAGCTTTGGCGACGTGAAATTAGGCGTTGGCCGTGAAGCTGCTCGTCTCTTCCTCCGTCAGGATGCGAAACTGATGCAGGCGATTCGAGAGAAAATCATTGAGGCAGCCGCTGCCGCCGAAGCCGCTCAGGCACTACCGCAAAAAGCAGAATAA
- a CDS encoding NUDIX hydrolase produces the protein MNPIIAAGPVIIENDKVLVNKHGDTPFWKFPGGRLETFDELDLAKCAAREVKEEMGVEIEIIRPMSTLMTKKGDDVIVLVHYLAKRIGEVRPGSDIREWTWLDIHHLPADVAPNVQQIVEEYLGM, from the coding sequence ATGAACCCCATCATCGCCGCAGGGCCGGTTATTATCGAGAATGACAAGGTGCTCGTGAATAAGCACGGAGACACTCCGTTTTGGAAATTCCCGGGTGGACGGCTGGAGACGTTTGATGAATTGGATTTAGCAAAGTGTGCGGCACGGGAAGTGAAAGAGGAAATGGGAGTTGAGATTGAAATTATCCGGCCGATGAGCACCTTGATGACGAAGAAAGGTGATGATGTGATTGTGTTGGTGCATTATCTAGCCAAACGGATTGGCGAAGTGAGGCCAGGCTCAGACATCCGGGAGTGGACGTGGCTGGATATCCATCATCTGCCGGCTGACGTGGCACCCAATGTACAGCAGATTGTGGAGGAGTATTTGGGTATGTAG
- a CDS encoding glutamate racemase, protein MIGVFDSGIGGLTVVKELRKQLPDYQLAYFGDTARTPYGNKSTDTVIQYAKENTEFLIAQGAQIIVIACNTASAVATESLRAAYPQIPFFEVITPAAEAAARHSTSGHIGVIGTRTTINSDIYQKTIASHRPQASITSKACPLFVPLAEEGWINDQITKITARRYLTPLKRHQIDTLILGCTHYPILRNVIQQKIGKRVFLIDPAVPTVAALRQYLTAHPELEQSLPKNPNHQYYFSDIPSHMAELAQRWLWEPVKPQLHRMH, encoded by the coding sequence ATGATCGGTGTCTTTGATTCTGGTATCGGCGGCCTGACGGTCGTCAAAGAATTACGTAAACAATTGCCTGATTACCAGCTGGCGTATTTTGGCGATACCGCCCGCACGCCCTATGGCAACAAAAGCACGGATACCGTCATCCAGTACGCCAAAGAAAATACCGAGTTCCTCATTGCCCAGGGCGCCCAGATTATCGTGATCGCCTGCAATACCGCCTCCGCAGTTGCCACCGAAAGCTTACGCGCAGCCTACCCACAGATCCCGTTCTTCGAAGTGATTACCCCGGCGGCTGAGGCTGCCGCTCGTCACTCCACATCAGGCCATATCGGCGTTATCGGTACCCGTACCACAATCAATAGCGACATCTACCAGAAAACTATCGCCAGTCACCGGCCACAAGCATCAATTACCAGCAAAGCTTGTCCGCTCTTCGTGCCATTAGCAGAAGAAGGTTGGATCAATGACCAGATTACGAAGATTACTGCTCGCCGCTACCTCACCCCGCTCAAACGGCATCAGATTGACACGCTCATCCTCGGCTGCACGCATTACCCCATCCTGCGCAATGTCATTCAGCAAAAAATCGGCAAGCGTGTCTTTCTAATCGACCCAGCTGTTCCGACCGTGGCCGCACTTCGCCAGTACCTGACGGCTCACCCCGAGCTTGAACAGTCATTGCCAAAAAATCCCAATCACCAATATTACTTTAGCGACATTCCTTCGCACATGGCAGAGCTGGCACAGCGGTGGCTCTGGGAGCCGGTCAAACCGCAACTTCATCGCATGCACTAA
- a CDS encoding class I SAM-dependent methyltransferase produces MKQARAQRIVKENKQVYNRIAQQFSGTRSHPWGEFTLFEPYVKTGNRVLDIGCGNGRLATFLEKKEIHYTGVDNSMALIDIAKQAHPAATFLVSEATELPFPDQQFDVVCCVATLHHIPSRELRRAAIQEAARVLKPGGYLCLTEWNLWHAQWWGLLVRYSLKKMLGMNSLDWGDVEKPWKNQSGVVQGKRYLHLFSKGSLGKLLKQNNLSLIYHQYTANGIAAPATKGFNLTTVAQKH; encoded by the coding sequence ATGAAACAGGCACGTGCACAAAGGATTGTAAAGGAAAACAAGCAGGTATACAACCGGATTGCCCAGCAATTTTCTGGCACGAGGTCGCATCCGTGGGGGGAGTTTACCCTATTTGAGCCATATGTCAAAACAGGCAATCGCGTATTAGACATAGGCTGTGGCAATGGCCGGCTGGCTACTTTTCTCGAAAAAAAGGAAATCCATTATACCGGCGTAGATAATAGCATGGCGCTCATTGATATTGCCAAACAAGCACACCCAGCGGCTACCTTCCTGGTCAGTGAGGCAACTGAATTGCCATTTCCCGACCAGCAATTCGACGTGGTTTGCTGCGTCGCCACACTGCATCATATTCCGTCACGGGAGCTCCGCCGCGCTGCCATCCAAGAAGCAGCCCGCGTCCTCAAACCCGGCGGTTACCTCTGCCTCACCGAATGGAATCTCTGGCACGCCCAGTGGTGGGGACTCCTCGTACGCTATTCATTGAAAAAAATGCTCGGCATGAATTCATTAGATTGGGGAGATGTAGAAAAGCCATGGAAAAACCAATCAGGCGTAGTGCAGGGAAAACGATATCTCCATTTATTTTCAAAAGGCAGTCTCGGAAAACTGCTCAAACAAAACAACCTTTCACTAATCTATCACCAGTACACGGCAAATGGAATTGCCGCGCCAGCAACCAAAGGATTCAATCTGACTACCGTCGCCCAAAAGCATTGA
- a CDS encoding Ig-like domain-containing protein, with translation MRYVQLWIVLMLCLFVSACSKKSSGPTGPSPDTTPPSVVSTVPSEGAIVPNNQVLSLTFSEELSSATVTKENFIVVTGTDTIAGTVSYANKIATFIPSSALTFGTYYEVYLKNITDKAGNVMAEARVLFFSTAVPTTPPKLLWSIPAPGAINIAQYTSIVLKFDRPMDVWSSHHPDYYTFDSYQGGHYIKDSAGCLVVSLYGLLEKGKSHTLTISGYVADTWKNELGTPVSIQFTTTQSSPYWATLLHASEYSRAYDVVALHGSYYVLVASSADIFCCEAAHIYRVSPNGNATLFAEFPYPIFDNTALVASVDEYLIFQGSSELGTATERPFLARYDQSGVMTWLKSYAGFPEYRATSTMTCSDNGYAMTLVGNAGTQSFLVKTNGIGDIAWQYNLTAGTGILNAAGCVELNNESILVVGMGSSGKIAVVVDYYGNFVSKKTFGNTSDDVHRVAKTSEDGAVICGNYYRPDGFEDYYIAKLDNTGSLLWERRYQQVLHGSAGYYFTLCQAANGDYLMTSDGASDNQLLRVNGSGGHVSSQTVRFMSGGFKYLEDMIPTADGFVLVGNSAFSSISGPRGFITKLNSQGTL, from the coding sequence ATGCGTTATGTCCAACTCTGGATTGTCCTTATGCTGTGCCTGTTCGTCAGCGCTTGCAGCAAAAAGAGCAGTGGCCCGACTGGTCCCAGTCCTGACACGACACCGCCGAGTGTAGTGTCGACCGTACCCAGCGAAGGAGCAATTGTTCCGAATAATCAGGTACTATCCCTGACCTTCTCTGAGGAATTGTCATCCGCAACGGTGACAAAAGAGAATTTTATTGTCGTGACTGGTACTGATACTATTGCCGGAACGGTGAGCTATGCAAATAAGATTGCCACGTTCATTCCGAGTAGTGCTTTGACGTTCGGCACTTATTATGAGGTATACCTCAAAAATATTACTGACAAAGCCGGCAATGTCATGGCTGAAGCACGTGTTTTGTTTTTTTCTACCGCCGTGCCAACAACACCGCCGAAGTTGCTGTGGTCCATACCTGCTCCCGGCGCCATCAACATAGCACAGTACACCAGTATAGTGCTGAAATTCGATCGCCCGATGGATGTGTGGAGCTCGCATCACCCCGATTACTACACCTTCGACAGTTATCAGGGTGGACATTATATCAAGGATTCAGCCGGATGCCTCGTTGTTTCACTGTATGGCTTACTTGAAAAAGGTAAGTCACATACGCTGACGATTTCTGGGTACGTGGCTGATACGTGGAAGAATGAGTTGGGTACCCCGGTATCCATTCAGTTTACCACGACGCAATCATCGCCGTATTGGGCGACACTGCTCCATGCGAGCGAATATTCTCGCGCCTATGACGTAGTTGCGCTGCATGGATCCTATTATGTTCTGGTCGCTTCGAGCGCTGATATATTCTGCTGTGAGGCAGCTCATATTTATCGGGTATCGCCGAATGGTAATGCTACATTGTTTGCAGAATTCCCCTATCCGATTTTTGATAACACTGCCCTCGTGGCATCTGTCGACGAGTATCTGATATTTCAGGGAAGCAGCGAGCTTGGCACTGCCACTGAGCGTCCGTTCTTGGCGCGATATGATCAATCCGGCGTCATGACCTGGCTGAAATCGTATGCCGGTTTTCCGGAGTATCGGGCTACTTCGACCATGACTTGTTCAGATAATGGGTATGCAATGACGCTCGTCGGTAATGCGGGCACGCAATCCTTTTTGGTGAAGACCAACGGGATTGGTGATATCGCCTGGCAGTATAATCTGACAGCGGGAACTGGCATCCTCAATGCTGCTGGATGTGTCGAATTAAACAATGAGAGTATTCTTGTTGTTGGCATGGGGTCGAGCGGTAAAATCGCTGTTGTGGTTGATTATTATGGCAACTTCGTTTCCAAGAAGACATTCGGGAATACAAGCGATGATGTGCATCGGGTCGCCAAAACGTCAGAGGACGGCGCGGTGATCTGTGGCAACTATTATCGGCCGGATGGGTTTGAGGATTACTACATTGCCAAACTCGATAATACCGGATCGCTACTCTGGGAGCGCCGTTATCAGCAAGTGTTGCATGGTTCGGCGGGGTACTATTTTACCTTGTGCCAGGCGGCCAACGGGGATTATCTCATGACCAGCGATGGTGCATCTGATAATCAGCTCTTGCGCGTGAATGGATCGGGTGGGCATGTCTCATCTCAAACGGTCAGATTCATGTCTGGGGGCTTTAAGTATCTTGAGGATATGATCCCGACGGCCGATGGGTTCGTTCTGGTTGGAAATTCAGCCTTTAGCTCTATTAGTGGGCCGCGCGGGTTCATTACGAAGCTAAATAGTCAGGGAACCCTGTAG
- a CDS encoding HAD family phosphatase has product MIEAIIFDMDGVVIDSEDLWAEAYRRQLAKRGLEVPTSASYRRFVNTHYRGRNQRHAIMMMQRFYGITDPYHLLYRERVKFLLSIFDEQLKLIPGIRGLLAKVSRRFPLALASSSPHPVIAYVLKRYQLKKYFSAVVSGDDFRHSKPSPEIFLTTARKLHTPPERCLVIEDTLSGVVAAHRARMRCIGLKQRYNSARDLQKADRMVQRLTQITIPVIQSL; this is encoded by the coding sequence ATGATCGAAGCGATTATCTTTGATATGGACGGGGTCGTTATTGACTCCGAGGATCTCTGGGCTGAGGCCTATCGTCGACAGTTAGCAAAACGCGGACTGGAAGTGCCCACCTCTGCCTCATACCGCCGTTTCGTCAATACGCACTATCGCGGGCGAAATCAGCGACATGCCATCATGATGATGCAACGGTTTTATGGCATCACCGATCCCTACCATCTGCTCTACCGAGAGCGAGTTAAATTCCTCTTGAGCATTTTTGATGAGCAGCTGAAACTCATTCCTGGAATCCGTGGTCTACTGGCGAAAGTTTCTCGTCGTTTCCCCCTGGCACTGGCCTCATCATCACCCCACCCAGTCATCGCCTATGTACTTAAACGATATCAATTAAAAAAATATTTCTCAGCGGTGGTCTCCGGTGATGATTTTAGACACAGCAAACCAAGCCCGGAAATTTTCCTCACCACTGCCAGGAAATTACATACCCCGCCGGAACGATGTTTGGTGATCGAGGACACGTTGAGCGGAGTCGTAGCCGCCCATCGCGCGCGGATGCGCTGCATCGGGCTCAAGCAACGGTATAATTCCGCCCGGGATTTACAAAAAGCCGACCGCATGGTACAACGATTAACTCAGATTACTATCCCTGTAATTCAATCCTTATGA